The following are from one region of the Aquificaceae bacterium genome:
- the pth gene encoding aminoacyl-tRNA hydrolase produces the protein MIRLLVGLGNPGKRYEKTRHNVGFMVVEEFLRRLRVQDYSEECLSHLYRVRVDGREVLVAKPQTYMNNSGLAVVNLLEEYHINPEEMLVVYDDLDLPLGRLRLRTEGSSGGHHGMESIIREIKTEKFPRLRVGIGRPRDRNRVVDYVLSPFSEEEEVLLAKVLKRAGECLHRCVEFGTEESMNFCNAQV, from the coding sequence ATGATAAGGCTTCTTGTGGGTCTTGGAAATCCGGGTAAGAGGTATGAAAAAACACGCCACAATGTGGGCTTTATGGTTGTGGAGGAGTTTCTGAGAAGGTTGAGGGTTCAGGATTACTCGGAAGAGTGCCTATCTCACCTCTACAGGGTCAGAGTTGACGGCAGAGAGGTTCTCGTGGCAAAACCACAGACCTACATGAACAACTCTGGTCTTGCGGTGGTGAACCTCCTTGAAGAATATCACATAAACCCTGAGGAAATGCTTGTTGTCTACGATGACCTTGACCTTCCCCTGGGCAGGCTAAGGCTGAGAACAGAAGGAAGCAGTGGAGGTCATCATGGTATGGAGTCAATAATAAGAGAGATAAAGACAGAAAAGTTTCCAAGGCTAAGAGTTGGTATAGGCAGACCAAGGGACAGGAACAGGGTTGTGGACTACGTGCTCTCTCCTTTCAGCGAGGAGGAGGAAGTGTTGCTTGCAAAGGTGCTAAAGAGGGCTGGTGAATGTTTACATAGATGTGTTGAATTTGGCACAGAGGAGAGCATGAACTTCTGCAACGCTCAGGTTTAA
- the ppa gene encoding inorganic diphosphatase → MDLKNIPPGKNPPEDIYVVVEIPQDSPIKYELHKDSGAVFVDRFLFTAMHYPFNYGFVPQTLADDGDPVDVLVISRYPVAPGSVLRCRPIGALQMRDEEGVDTKLLAVPHSKLDPTYDSIKSPEDLPEITLSRIKHFFEHYKELEPGKWVKVEGLKGVDFAYEEIRRGIENYRK, encoded by the coding sequence ATGGACCTGAAAAACATACCCCCAGGAAAGAACCCGCCAGAAGACATTTATGTGGTGGTGGAAATACCCCAGGACAGCCCCATAAAGTATGAGCTACACAAGGATAGCGGAGCGGTCTTTGTGGACAGGTTTCTGTTTACAGCAATGCACTATCCCTTTAACTACGGCTTTGTCCCCCAGACACTGGCCGACGATGGAGACCCTGTGGATGTGCTGGTCATATCTCGCTATCCTGTTGCACCAGGAAGCGTTCTCAGGTGCAGGCCAATAGGCGCACTGCAGATGAGGGACGAGGAAGGTGTAGATACAAAGCTTCTTGCTGTCCCCCATTCCAAGCTGGACCCCACCTATGATTCTATAAAGTCCCCTGAGGACCTGCCTGAGATAACCCTCAGCAGGATAAAACACTTCTTTGAGCATTACAAGGAGCTTGAACCGGGTAAGTGGGTAAAGGTGGAAGGCCTCAAGGGGGTGGATTTTGCCTATGAGGAGATAAGGAGGGGGATTGAGAATTACAGAAAGTGA
- a CDS encoding KpsF/GutQ family sugar-phosphate isomerase, translating into MDEILQKARRVFDIEIHTLERLRDSLGSEFLEAVNLILKCEGKVLTTGVGKSGHIARKVASTLSSTGTPAHFLHPAEALHGDLGVIDKEDIVLAFSSSGESPEVNSLIPYIKLLGVPLISITNNPQSTLAKHSDVHIFLSVEREACPLQLAPTSSSTASLVLGDALAMVLLELKGFSREDFALRHPAGSLGRRLRQVGDLCHRGEEVPVVRENTPMKEAIIEMTSKGFGATAVVNAEGRLVGIITDGDLRRFVNRGGNFDTSLARDVMTPDPKTAAMEELAAEALKRMEDYKITVLPVVDEEKRPVGIIHMHDILRAGIL; encoded by the coding sequence ATGGATGAAATCCTACAGAAGGCGAGAAGGGTCTTTGATATAGAGATTCATACGCTGGAGAGGCTCAGGGACAGCCTTGGTAGTGAGTTTCTGGAGGCTGTAAATCTCATTCTCAAATGTGAAGGGAAGGTCCTGACCACGGGTGTGGGTAAATCGGGACATATAGCACGCAAGGTTGCCTCAACCCTTTCCAGCACTGGCACGCCGGCACACTTTCTCCACCCGGCGGAGGCCCTTCACGGAGACCTTGGAGTGATAGACAAGGAAGACATAGTGCTTGCCTTTTCCAGCAGCGGTGAATCTCCCGAGGTAAACTCCCTCATACCCTACATAAAACTCCTGGGTGTTCCACTGATATCTATAACAAACAACCCCCAATCCACTCTGGCAAAGCACTCTGATGTGCATATATTCCTTTCTGTGGAAAGAGAAGCCTGCCCTCTGCAGCTTGCACCTACAAGCTCTTCTACCGCTTCTCTTGTGCTTGGAGATGCCCTTGCCATGGTTCTGCTGGAGCTAAAGGGCTTTAGCAGAGAAGACTTTGCTCTCAGACATCCTGCGGGTTCTCTCGGCAGAAGGTTAAGGCAGGTTGGAGACCTCTGCCACAGGGGAGAAGAGGTTCCAGTGGTAAGGGAAAATACTCCCATGAAAGAAGCCATAATTGAAATGACCAGCAAGGGCTTTGGTGCTACTGCTGTAGTAAACGCAGAGGGAAGGCTGGTGGGTATAATAACAGACGGGGACCTCAGGAGATTCGTAAACAGGGGAGGAAACTTTGACACAAGCCTTGCCAGGGACGTTATGACCCCAGACCCCAAGACTGCAGCCATGGAAGAGCTTGCTGCCGAGGCCCTGAAGAGGATGGAGGACTATAAGATAACCGTTCTTCCTGTTGTTGATGAGGAAAAAAGACCTGTTGGCATAATACACATGCACGACATACTCAGGGCAGGCATACTATGA
- the dxr gene encoding 1-deoxy-D-xylulose-5-phosphate reductoisomerase: MKRLGVLGSTGSVGSQTLDVVRAYREDFELIGLLAKRASERLLLQAIELRPKYVACYEEPSREWLSRLPEGTDFLKGEEGLYAIVEGSDMVMNAISGVDGILPTYLVLQEGKKLLASNKESLICLRELVRENRGRIVPVDSEHNALFQILQGLKPEEIRKVYLTASGGPFREKSLEELRHVGVEDALRHPTWRMGAKITVDSATLMNKGMELIEAINLFDLDVERLDVVVHPQSVVHGVVELMDGSFLFHTSQTDMRIPILHSLYYPERKTFPFERKSLLELSPITFERVDTEKFRSISLCRWAAIMGGVYPAVLVGADQVAVELFLQGKIGFLDIVNLVEEVLSSVSLRDPQSLEDVLLAIDWAYRRGMELLGVTG, encoded by the coding sequence ATGAAAAGGCTCGGAGTTCTCGGTTCTACCGGCTCTGTGGGAAGTCAGACGCTTGATGTGGTGAGGGCATACAGGGAGGATTTTGAGCTAATCGGACTTCTGGCAAAAAGGGCATCAGAGAGGTTATTACTTCAGGCTATAGAATTAAGGCCCAAATACGTAGCCTGCTATGAGGAGCCTTCAAGGGAGTGGCTCTCCAGATTGCCAGAGGGAACAGACTTTCTCAAGGGTGAGGAAGGTCTCTATGCCATAGTGGAAGGCTCGGATATGGTAATGAACGCCATATCGGGCGTGGATGGTATCCTGCCTACTTATCTCGTGCTTCAAGAGGGCAAAAAGCTCCTGGCTTCCAACAAAGAGTCCCTCATATGTCTCAGGGAACTGGTAAGAGAAAACAGGGGCAGGATTGTGCCCGTGGACAGCGAACACAATGCCCTTTTTCAGATACTTCAGGGTCTCAAGCCTGAAGAGATAAGGAAGGTTTATCTTACCGCTTCTGGTGGACCCTTCAGGGAAAAAAGCCTTGAAGAACTGAGGCATGTGGGTGTTGAGGATGCCCTGAGGCATCCCACATGGAGGATGGGAGCAAAGATTACCGTTGACTCTGCCACCCTGATGAACAAGGGTATGGAACTTATAGAAGCCATAAACCTCTTTGACCTTGATGTGGAGAGGCTTGATGTGGTTGTCCATCCTCAGAGCGTGGTGCATGGGGTTGTGGAACTCATGGATGGCAGTTTTCTTTTTCATACCTCACAGACAGACATGAGGATTCCCATACTGCATAGCCTCTACTATCCGGAAAGAAAGACCTTTCCCTTTGAAAGGAAAAGTCTCCTGGAGCTTTCTCCCATAACCTTTGAAAGGGTTGATACGGAAAAGTTCAGAAGTATATCTCTCTGCAGGTGGGCTGCTATCATGGGTGGTGTATATCCGGCGGTGCTGGTGGGTGCAGACCAGGTGGCCGTTGAGCTATTCCTTCAGGGTAAGATAGGTTTTCTGGACATAGTCAACCTCGTGGAGGAGGTGCTGAGCTCTGTAAGTCTGAGGGACCCGCAGAGCCTGGAAGATGTGCTTCTAGCCATAGACTGGGCATACAGAAGGGGCATGGAGCTTCTGGGGGTGACAGGATGA
- a CDS encoding ABC transporter substrate-binding protein: MRSFVFALGFIFLIFLPFYLTSSPRGGNVSFVRIDPEDFHVKEGKEGGELRFVLSSDPRTLNPAIAQETSSTAVLSDLFTGLTKIDLKTMQVVPDLAQSWEEREGGKVYLFHLRRGVLWSDGEPFSADDVVFTYRDIYLNPNIPNSTGDMFRGILKSQEDVKSFVRKLDDYTLEFRLPQPFAPFLNALSAPILPKHKLEKYVREGNFMTAWNVSTDPREIVGTGPYRLKRYIKGVMVEYEANPYYYEHDSLGRKLPYIKRKVGYIIQDPDTALLKYSLGEIDYMGVRPQDVLFMSRVKETTLFDLGPTPSTTFLVFNQNPSSGIPEYKLKWFQNREFRRAISHAIDREGMCYLVYNGLAEPLYGPVTPANRPYYTEGLFPVYEYNLKKARDILQSLGFKDRNGDGWLEDPEGNTLEFVLLTNAGNKEREAMGNMIKEDLEKIGVKVVFRPIDFNSLVSRLTSPPYDWDAVIIGLTGSMDPHFGRNVWHSSGTLHMWNPRQKSPQTEWEKRVDELFDRGATEINPEKRVALYREAYRIISMEQPMIFLTTPKSMLAAKKGFENLFPTVWGWYREEALFFR; the protein is encoded by the coding sequence ATGAGGTCTTTTGTTTTTGCCCTTGGCTTTATATTCCTGATATTTCTTCCCTTTTACCTCACCTCCTCTCCAAGAGGTGGGAACGTGTCCTTCGTAAGGATAGACCCAGAAGACTTTCATGTAAAGGAGGGTAAAGAAGGTGGTGAGCTCAGGTTTGTGCTGAGTTCAGACCCCAGAACCCTGAATCCTGCCATAGCCCAGGAAACCTCCTCCACTGCGGTGCTTTCTGACCTTTTCACAGGCCTTACAAAGATAGACCTGAAAACAATGCAGGTTGTTCCAGACCTGGCACAGAGCTGGGAAGAAAGAGAAGGCGGGAAGGTTTACCTGTTCCATCTGAGAAGAGGTGTGCTGTGGAGCGACGGAGAGCCATTTTCTGCAGATGATGTGGTCTTCACTTACAGGGACATATACCTCAACCCCAACATACCCAACTCTACAGGAGACATGTTTAGGGGTATTCTTAAAAGCCAGGAGGATGTGAAAAGCTTTGTAAGGAAGCTGGACGATTACACTTTGGAGTTTAGACTTCCACAGCCCTTTGCACCCTTTCTAAATGCCCTCTCTGCACCCATACTGCCAAAACACAAATTGGAAAAGTATGTAAGGGAAGGAAACTTTATGACCGCATGGAACGTAAGCACTGACCCGAGGGAGATAGTTGGGACAGGTCCATACAGACTCAAAAGGTATATAAAGGGCGTTATGGTAGAGTATGAAGCAAACCCCTATTATTACGAGCATGACAGCCTTGGCAGGAAGCTTCCCTACATAAAAAGAAAGGTGGGCTACATAATACAGGACCCGGATACTGCCCTTTTGAAATACTCTCTAGGAGAAATTGATTATATGGGTGTGAGGCCTCAGGATGTGCTTTTTATGAGCAGGGTAAAGGAAACTACACTCTTTGACCTTGGACCGACGCCTTCCACCACCTTTCTTGTCTTCAACCAGAACCCTAGCTCTGGAATTCCAGAGTATAAGCTCAAGTGGTTTCAGAACAGAGAATTCAGGAGGGCAATATCCCACGCCATAGACAGGGAAGGCATGTGCTATCTTGTTTACAATGGGTTGGCTGAACCACTGTATGGTCCTGTCACGCCGGCAAACAGACCCTACTATACGGAGGGACTCTTCCCTGTGTATGAATACAACCTCAAAAAGGCAAGAGATATACTCCAGAGCCTTGGCTTTAAGGACAGAAATGGGGATGGGTGGCTGGAAGACCCTGAAGGAAACACTCTTGAGTTCGTCCTTCTTACCAATGCTGGCAATAAGGAAAGGGAAGCGATGGGGAACATGATAAAGGAGGACCTGGAGAAAATAGGAGTAAAGGTTGTCTTCAGACCAATAGACTTTAACAGCCTGGTGAGCAGGCTTACATCCCCACCCTACGACTGGGATGCGGTAATAATCGGGCTAACGGGATCCATGGACCCTCACTTTGGAAGGAACGTCTGGCATTCCTCGGGAACTCTTCACATGTGGAACCCAAGGCAGAAAAGCCCGCAGACAGAATGGGAGAAGAGGGTTGACGAACTCTTTGACAGGGGCGCAACTGAGATAAACCCAGAGAAAAGGGTTGCCCTTTACAGGGAAGCTTACAGAATAATATCCATGGAGCAACCCATGATATTCCTTACAACTCCCAAGAGCATGCTTGCAGCAAAGAAGGGGTTTGAAAACCTCTTCCCCACCGTCTGGGGATGGTATAGAGAAGAGGCTCTATTTTTTAGGTGA
- a CDS encoding TldD/PmbA family protein — MEKIKNWIEEVIPSGYDYEVYMERRKKITLESAEEKLENLLRAEEAGVGIRVLRGKRMGFSYTTDLEEASVKECAKVAMQVCDITPEDEGFALGACGTHGELKTFYDEEGLKRPIEEKIELIIDLERRAKELDGRVRGVRKVSLKENELEVLCLSSCGLYYHYRGTWYTLMMAVLAEEDGDSSISYEFSGARALADLPFDSVVEDVVFKATATLKPSEIGTTKVPAVFFREASAMILEAFSPIFLGETLVKGKTFLKGKEGEGVFSQKLTILDDGTLKGGFMSLPVDAEGYPMRKKAVVEEGVFRGFLHSTYTALKSKAEPTGNSVREGFRSLPLSGITNLFIKPGEKSLQELLQGDVFLITDLMGLHTVDPVSGDFSLGASGIIYREGRRQKSVRGVVIGGNIRDIWSSVVDVGSDLKFYGNVGSPSLLIENITVGG, encoded by the coding sequence ATGGAAAAGATTAAGAACTGGATAGAAGAGGTCATACCCTCAGGCTATGATTATGAAGTTTACATGGAGCGGAGAAAAAAGATAACCCTGGAAAGCGCTGAAGAAAAGCTTGAAAATCTACTGAGGGCTGAAGAGGCGGGAGTGGGTATAAGGGTTCTAAGGGGGAAAAGGATGGGCTTTTCATACACCACAGACCTTGAGGAAGCATCTGTAAAGGAGTGTGCAAAGGTGGCCATGCAGGTGTGTGATATAACCCCTGAGGACGAGGGCTTTGCTCTGGGTGCATGCGGGACTCACGGAGAGCTGAAAACCTTCTATGACGAGGAGGGCTTGAAACGGCCTATTGAGGAGAAGATAGAGCTTATAATAGACCTGGAAAGGAGGGCAAAGGAGCTTGATGGAAGGGTCAGGGGCGTAAGGAAGGTCAGCCTCAAAGAAAATGAGCTTGAGGTTCTTTGCTTGAGCTCCTGCGGTCTTTATTACCACTACAGGGGCACATGGTACACCCTCATGATGGCAGTGCTTGCGGAGGAAGATGGAGACTCCTCCATATCTTACGAGTTTTCCGGTGCAAGAGCTCTTGCTGACCTGCCTTTTGACAGTGTAGTGGAGGATGTGGTCTTCAAGGCGACGGCAACCCTCAAGCCCTCAGAAATAGGAACCACGAAAGTGCCAGCGGTTTTCTTCAGAGAGGCATCCGCCATGATACTTGAAGCCTTCAGCCCCATATTCCTTGGTGAAACGCTGGTAAAGGGTAAAACCTTCCTGAAGGGGAAGGAAGGGGAAGGGGTCTTCTCTCAAAAGCTTACCATCCTTGACGACGGCACTCTAAAAGGTGGTTTTATGAGCCTTCCTGTGGATGCAGAGGGTTATCCCATGCGTAAAAAGGCGGTGGTGGAAGAGGGCGTATTCAGAGGCTTTCTCCACAGCACATACACTGCCCTCAAGTCAAAGGCTGAACCCACTGGTAACTCGGTGAGAGAGGGCTTTAGAAGTCTGCCGCTTTCAGGAATAACAAATCTCTTTATAAAGCCGGGAGAAAAAAGCCTGCAGGAGCTCCTACAGGGGGATGTTTTCCTTATCACAGACCTCATGGGCCTGCATACTGTTGACCCCGTATCTGGAGACTTCTCCCTTGGTGCTTCTGGTATAATATACAGGGAAGGAAGGAGGCAAAAAAGCGTGAGGGGGGTTGTTATAGGAGGAAACATAAGGGACATATGGAGCTCAGTGGTGGATGTGGGCAGCGACCTGAAGTTCTACGGGAACGTGGGCTCACCTTCCCTCCTTATTGAAAACATAACTGTGGGAGGTTGA
- a CDS encoding phosphatidate cytidylyltransferase: MEHFFKSREFIGILVGLLAIVVSLSPYPVFYAGILALSFLISNEVSRAVGFKFFYLAPLTFLVGSLSIELGFVSALLFSLYAGWKPWSMDSFLKSLLICLYAGLLPFFLLKLKTEDTHALIKLLIFVWAVDIFSYYVGKSLGRRPLSPRLSPKKTWEGFAGGAIAGTLTMLFFHGFRGVLWSPFLVVIALMGDLFKSFIKRQVGIKDFSNLLGEHGGFTDRFDSLLFTAPVYLFLLKF; this comes from the coding sequence TTGGAGCACTTCTTTAAAAGTAGAGAGTTTATAGGTATACTGGTAGGTCTTCTGGCCATAGTGGTCAGCCTTTCTCCCTATCCTGTTTTCTACGCAGGTATCCTTGCCCTTTCCTTTCTCATAAGCAATGAAGTCTCAAGGGCTGTTGGGTTTAAGTTCTTCTACCTGGCACCTCTTACCTTCCTCGTAGGTTCCCTTTCTATTGAGCTTGGTTTCGTCTCTGCCCTGCTATTTTCCCTCTATGCAGGGTGGAAGCCATGGTCCATGGATAGCTTTCTAAAATCCCTTCTAATCTGCCTGTATGCCGGGCTACTTCCCTTTTTCCTGCTAAAACTGAAAACGGAGGATACCCATGCTCTCATAAAGCTTCTGATTTTTGTCTGGGCTGTAGACATATTTTCCTACTACGTGGGCAAGAGCCTTGGCAGAAGGCCTCTTTCTCCCAGACTATCTCCTAAGAAAACATGGGAAGGTTTTGCAGGTGGTGCGATTGCCGGGACTCTTACCATGCTTTTCTTTCATGGATTCAGGGGAGTTCTGTGGTCTCCTTTTCTTGTAGTGATAGCCCTTATGGGAGACCTCTTCAAGAGTTTTATAAAAAGACAGGTCGGTATAAAGGATTTTTCAAACCTTCTTGGAGAACATGGTGGATTTACCGACAGGTTTGATTCCCTTCTTTTCACAGCACCGGTTTACCTGTTTCTTTTAAAATTTTGA
- the uppS gene encoding polyprenyl diphosphate synthase yields MRIPRHLAVIMDGNGRWARERGLPRIAGHYEGVKRAEELVDACMELGIRWLTLFTFSTENWKRPEIEVKGLMRLLEGYLREKTQLLFEKGIRVSFIGRRDRLPLSLLKEMERVERLRPAEEKLHVFLALDYGGRDEILRTLKKVMDMGLEPTEKSFKLLSDLPHVPDPDLLIRTGGEKRISNFLLWHLAYTELYFTDTYWPDFRKEELMRALGDFSKRERRFGALL; encoded by the coding sequence ATGAGGATACCAAGGCATCTGGCGGTTATAATGGACGGAAACGGAAGATGGGCGAGGGAAAGGGGGCTGCCGAGAATAGCCGGCCACTACGAGGGTGTAAAGAGAGCAGAAGAGCTTGTGGACGCGTGTATGGAACTGGGTATAAGATGGCTCACCCTCTTTACCTTTTCCACAGAAAACTGGAAAAGGCCAGAGATTGAAGTAAAGGGTCTTATGAGACTTCTTGAAGGATATCTCAGAGAAAAAACCCAGTTGCTCTTTGAAAAAGGCATAAGGGTTTCCTTTATAGGAAGACGGGACAGGTTGCCACTCAGTCTTCTGAAGGAAATGGAAAGGGTTGAAAGGCTGAGGCCAGCAGAGGAGAAGCTTCATGTATTTCTTGCCCTTGACTATGGAGGCAGGGATGAGATACTCAGGACATTAAAAAAAGTCATGGATATGGGTTTAGAACCCACGGAAAAGAGCTTTAAATTACTTTCAGACCTGCCCCATGTTCCAGACCCAGACCTTCTAATAAGAACGGGTGGAGAGAAAAGAATATCCAACTTTCTCCTCTGGCATCTTGCATACACGGAGCTTTATTTTACAGATACTTACTGGCCAGACTTTCGGAAAGAGGAACTCATGAGAGCCCTTGGAGATTTTTCAAAGAGGGAGAGAAGATTTGGAGCACTTCTTTAA
- a CDS encoding tetratricopeptide repeat protein — translation MRSIPSFLSLFSLVFLASCGGITKEEFDRRLSGLEGRISQLEERQKTLEERNLRTEARVDTLSENLARTRLELERLRIERQSAGQATRLPEPVKEAPPTQNPSERTPEVSRTSQNVPQQASEEYQKDYEEAIRLYNLRQLNQARDRLIEFIKKYPGTPLTDNAYLWLGVVYRDLGELNKAEAVWLTLVERCQRKEMVDCNKAPSALLQLARLYEQRGEGQKAREYYEAIIRDYPLSEEAATAKTKLGR, via the coding sequence ATGAGAAGCATCCCGAGTTTCCTGTCATTGTTCTCTTTAGTATTTCTTGCATCTTGCGGAGGCATAACTAAGGAAGAATTTGACAGAAGACTCTCTGGACTTGAGGGCAGGATATCACAGCTTGAGGAAAGGCAGAAGACGCTGGAGGAAAGGAACCTGAGAACTGAAGCCAGGGTTGATACACTTTCTGAGAACCTTGCAAGAACAAGGCTTGAACTGGAAAGACTCAGGATTGAAAGACAGAGCGCAGGTCAGGCAACAAGACTGCCAGAGCCGGTAAAGGAAGCGCCGCCCACTCAGAACCCATCCGAAAGAACACCTGAAGTTTCAAGAACTTCCCAGAACGTCCCTCAGCAGGCATCGGAGGAATATCAGAAGGATTACGAGGAGGCCATAAGGCTCTATAACCTGAGACAGCTAAATCAGGCAAGAGACAGGCTTATAGAGTTTATAAAGAAGTATCCCGGAACGCCACTTACCGACAACGCATATCTGTGGCTTGGGGTTGTTTATAGAGACCTGGGAGAATTAAACAAGGCTGAGGCTGTCTGGCTCACCCTGGTGGAAAGGTGTCAGAGAAAGGAGATGGTGGACTGCAACAAGGCACCCTCTGCCCTCCTTCAGCTGGCAAGGCTTTACGAGCAGAGGGGTGAAGGTCAGAAGGCAAGGGAATACTATGAGGCCATAATAAGAGATTATCCACTCTCTGAGGAAGCTGCAACGGCAAAGACAAAGCTTGGAAGGTAG
- the eno gene encoding phosphopyruvate hydratase, producing MSSIVSVKAREVLDSRGNPTLEVEVVLSSGAKGRAMVPSGASTGEKEAIELRDHDPRRFLGKGVLKAVDNVNSVIAREIVGLDAGQQAHIDRVLIELDGTPNKSRLGANAILGVSMAVARAMAHEFGVSLYRYLGGLRAKKLPVPLMNVINGGVHADNPLDIQEFMIVPVCGGRFSEALRAGVEVFHHLKALLKEKGYSTNVGDEGGFAPNLQSTEEALDMLMLSIEKAGYRPGEDVFLALDCASSELFYEDELYHLEGKKLSSEELCGFYSKLLEKYPIVSIEDPMAEDDLEGWKLITRELGSKVQLVGDDLFVTNPSIFQEGIKEGLANAILIKLNQVGTLTETLQTIDMAQENGYGTIISHRSGETEDTFIAHLAVGTSAGQIKTGSASRTDRVAKYNELLRIEEELDHEAEFGGKREFSGFSF from the coding sequence ATGTCATCCATAGTGAGCGTCAAGGCAAGGGAAGTGCTTGATTCCAGGGGGAATCCAACCCTTGAGGTGGAAGTGGTGCTCTCTTCGGGTGCAAAGGGAAGGGCCATGGTGCCAAGCGGTGCCTCCACAGGGGAAAAGGAAGCAATAGAGCTCAGAGACCACGACCCAAGAAGATTTTTAGGCAAGGGCGTTCTGAAGGCTGTGGACAACGTGAACTCGGTAATAGCCAGAGAGATAGTGGGTCTTGATGCAGGCCAGCAGGCTCATATAGACAGAGTGCTCATTGAGCTTGATGGCACTCCAAACAAGAGCAGGCTTGGGGCAAACGCCATACTAGGCGTTAGCATGGCTGTGGCAAGGGCAATGGCCCATGAGTTCGGTGTGAGCTTATACAGGTATCTTGGCGGTCTGAGAGCAAAGAAGCTTCCGGTGCCTCTGATGAACGTGATAAACGGTGGTGTTCATGCGGACAACCCCCTTGACATACAGGAGTTTATGATAGTTCCCGTGTGTGGGGGCAGGTTTTCAGAGGCCCTGAGGGCAGGCGTGGAGGTTTTTCATCATCTTAAGGCCCTCCTCAAGGAGAAGGGATACTCCACCAATGTGGGGGATGAGGGTGGCTTTGCACCAAACCTGCAGAGCACAGAAGAGGCCCTTGACATGCTCATGCTTTCCATAGAAAAGGCTGGCTACAGGCCCGGAGAGGATGTCTTTCTCGCCCTTGACTGCGCATCCTCTGAGCTCTTCTATGAGGATGAACTATACCACCTTGAGGGAAAAAAGCTGAGCTCGGAGGAACTCTGCGGCTTTTACTCTAAACTTTTAGAAAAGTATCCGATAGTATCCATAGAAGACCCCATGGCGGAGGATGACCTGGAAGGATGGAAACTCATTACGAGAGAGCTTGGAAGCAAGGTTCAGCTTGTGGGTGATGACCTCTTTGTGACAAACCCCTCCATATTTCAGGAGGGCATAAAGGAGGGCCTTGCCAATGCCATACTCATAAAGCTGAACCAGGTGGGGACTCTCACCGAAACCCTCCAGACAATAGATATGGCTCAGGAAAATGGCTATGGGACAATAATATCCCACAGGTCTGGAGAAACGGAGGACACTTTCATTGCACACCTTGCTGTAGGAACCAGTGCAGGGCAGATAAAGACAGGTTCTGCCTCTCGCACGGACAGGGTTGCCAAGTATAACGAACTCTTGAGGATAGAGGAGGAGCTTGACCATGAGGCGGAGTTCGGAGGGAAGAGGGAATTTTCAGGCTTTAGCTTCTGA